The proteins below are encoded in one region of Arthrobacter sp. CJ23:
- a CDS encoding very short patch repair endonuclease, translating to MGESRDTLTPEQRSLNMSKIRGKDTKPELLVRRLLHAKGYRYRLHGQARGGTLPGHPDLVFAGRHKVIFVNGCFWHFHDCKAGQHAPAANAGFWEAKRTRTRDRDAAQHAQLEQAGWEVLTVWECGLRDRSALEEQLTEFLGRAPERAPRTG from the coding sequence ATGGGCGAGAGCCGGGACACGCTGACGCCCGAACAGCGCAGCCTGAACATGTCCAAGATCCGGGGCAAGGACACCAAGCCCGAGTTGTTGGTCCGCCGGCTGCTGCACGCCAAGGGGTACCGCTACCGGCTCCACGGCCAGGCCCGGGGCGGGACACTGCCCGGCCACCCGGACCTGGTTTTCGCCGGCCGGCACAAGGTGATCTTCGTGAACGGCTGCTTCTGGCACTTCCACGACTGCAAGGCGGGCCAGCATGCCCCGGCGGCCAACGCCGGGTTCTGGGAGGCCAAACGGACTCGCACGCGCGACCGGGACGCGGCCCAGCACGCCCAGCTCGAACAGGCTGGCTGGGAGGTCCTGACCGTGTGGGAGTGCGGGCTCCGGGACCGCTCGGCCTTGGAGGAACAGCTGACGGAATTCCTCGGGCGTGCGCCGGAGCGCGCCCCGCGTACCGGCTAG